A genomic segment from Triticum dicoccoides isolate Atlit2015 ecotype Zavitan chromosome 1A, WEW_v2.0, whole genome shotgun sequence encodes:
- the LOC119368401 gene encoding probable serine/threonine-protein kinase PBL7, producing the protein MSSGGDDYKREESVALIVIVSLAALSLLSLIAAFAYYCYITRKVSRRLNSHPLPKRSSSPPPLPLPAPVIPTQGKESPSSNSASDGAAAGALVVGAERGVQVFGYRQLHAATGGFGRAHMVGQGSFGAVYRGLLPDGRKVAVKLMDRPGKQGEEEFEMEVELLSRLRSSYLLGLIGHCSEGGHRLLVYEFMANGCLQEHLYPNGGSCGGISKLDWPTRMRIALEAAKGLEYLHERVTPPVIHRDFKSSNILLDKDFHARVSDFGLAKLGSDRAGGHVSTRVLGTQGYVAPEYALTGHLTTKSDVYSYGVVLLELLTGRVPVDMKRPPGEGVLVNWALPMLTDREKVVQILDPSLEGQYSLKDAVQVAAIAAMCVQPEADYRPLMADVVQSLVPLVKNRSSSKPCNSNAQA; encoded by the exons ATGTCGAGCGGCGGCGACGATTACAAGCGCGAGGAGTCGGTGGCGCTCATTGTCATCGTCTCCCTCGCTGCGCTCTCGCTCCTCTCTCTCATCGCCGCCTTTGCTTACTACTGCTACATCACCCGCAAGGTCTCCCGCCGCCTCAACTCGCACCCACTCCCCAAGcgctcctcctcccctcccccgCTGCCCCTGCCGGCTCCCGTGATCCCCACGCAGGGGAAGGAGAGCCCGTCCAGCAACTCCGCCAGCGATGGGGCCGCGGCTGGGGCGCTGGTGGTCGGCGCCGAGAGGGGCGTGCAGGTGTTTGGCTACAGGCAACTGCACGCGGCGACGGGCGGCTTCGGGCGGGCGCATATGGTGGGGCAGGGGAGCTTCGGGGCCGTCTACCGCGGGCTGCTCCCCGACGGGAGGAAGGTCGCGGTCAAGCTCATGGACCGCCCCGGGAAGCAGGGCGAGGAGGAGTTTGAGATGGAG GTTGAGCTGTTGAGTCGGCTTCGATCATCTTATTTGTTAGGCTTGATTGGCCATTGCTCAGAGGGTGGACACCGGCTACTGGTGTATGAGTTCATGGCTAATGGGTGTCTCCAGGAGCATCTTTACCCAAATGGAG GTTCCTGTGGTGGCATCTCAAAATTGGACTGGCCGACACGAATGAGAATAGCTCTTGAAGCAGCAAAAGGTCTGGAGTATCTCCACGAGCGCGTTACTCCACCTGTTATACACAGGGACTTCAAGAGCAGCAACATTCTCTTGGACAAGGACTTCCATGCAAGAGTCTCAGACTTCGGTTTGGCCAAGCTTGGATCTGATAGAGCTGGTGGTCATGTGTCAACTCGAGTTTTAGGCACGCAGGGCTATGTCGCACCAGA ATATGCATTAACTGGGCATTTGACAACCAAATCAGATGTGTACAGTTACGGGGTTGTGCTTCTGGAATTGCTTACTGGCAGGGTACCAGTTGATATGAAGAGGCCTCCTGGGGAAGGTGTTCTAGTTAACTGG GCATTACCTATGCTCACTGATCGAGAAAAGGTTGTGCAGATCCTGGATCCATCACTGGAAGGTCAATATTCATTGAAAGATGCTGTTCAAGTGGCTGCTATCGCTGCCATGTGCGTTCAACCGGAGGCTGACTATAGGCCACTGATGGCCGATGTCGTCCAATCGTTGGTTCCACTTGTCAAGAATCGTTCGAGTTCCAAACCGTGCAACTCAAATGCCCAAGCATGA